From the genome of Pseudarthrobacter sp. NIBRBAC000502772:
TTGGTCTGGATGTCGAAGGCGCGAGAGGTAAATGCCTTGTTGATCGAAATATCGATGCCGCCGATCCAGGCACCGTCCATGCGGGCGTGGGATACGAGGTTTCCGCCTGCGTCTACAACTGCAATGTTCATTGGCTGGCCGATTTCCTCTGAACGCTTTTCAGCCGCTGCGATAATGGCGCGGGCCTCTGCAAGAGTGGGTGAAGTCATTGCATTATTCCTTCTTGTTGG
Proteins encoded in this window:
- a CDS encoding heme-binding protein, whose product is MTSPTLAEARAIIAAAEKRSEEIGQPMNIAVVDAGGNLVSHARMDGAWIGGIDISINKAFTSRAFDIQTKDLGDNSQPGNQYYGIHASNEGKIIIFAGGVPLTRDGDVIGAVGVSGGSGEQDQTVAEAGASISS